From a region of the Fischerella sp. JS2 genome:
- a CDS encoding IS1 family transposase (programmed frameshift), producing MECPRCGSCHNRKNGKKRGKQNHICCDCGRQFIDVYKPPRGYSDEIKQECLKMYVNGMGFRGIERVKNVHHTTIIHWVKRVGTQLADTPNSKEIPQVGELDELETFIGFKKNKIWLWTAVNHFTQGILAWVLGDRSSTTFQQLWNIVQCWQSYFYVTDGYPVYPCFVPDGDQIVSKTYMTRVENENTRLRHYLARLHRKTLCYSKTEEMLRYSVRLLLHYLKYRSVPLPA from the exons ATGGAATGTCCACGCTGTGGATCTTGTCATAACCGTAAGAATGGAAAGAAAAGAGGTAAACAGAATCACATTTGCTGTGATTGTGGTCGTCAATTCATTGATGTCTATAAACCACCCAGGGGCTACTCGGATGAAATCAAACAAGAATGCCTAAAAATGTACGTCAATGGTATGGGATTTCGTGGAATTGAAAGGGTGAAAAACGTTCATCATACTACCATTATTCATTGGGTTAAACGAGTGGGTACACAATTGGCGGATACACCAAATTCAAAGGAAATTCCGCAGGTGGGAGAACTAGATGAATTAGAAACATTTATTGGTT TCAAAAAAAATAAAATCTGGTTGTGGACGGCGGTAAATCACTTTACTCAAGGTATTCTTGCTTGGGTTTTAGGTGATCGTAGTTCGACTACTTTCCAACAGTTATGGAACATTGTCCAGTGTTGGCAGAGTTATTTTTACGTCACAGATGGATACCCTGTTTACCCTTGTTTTGTTCCTGATGGTGACCAAATTGTGAGTAAGACCTACATGACACGAGTCGAAAATGAAAACACAAGGCTTAGACATTATTTGGCTCGTCTTCATCGTAAAACTTTATGTTATTCCAAAACCGAGGAAATGCTGAGATACTCTGTTCGATTGTTATTGCACTACCTCAAATATCGTTCTGTTCCCTTACCTGCCTAA
- a CDS encoding transposase produces the protein MPKTPSNLKCPNCKSKELQKNGFQVLADGLKHQRFRCKSCDYVFTPLLSIPNSN, from the coding sequence GTGCCAAAGACCCCGTCGAATCTAAAATGCCCTAACTGCAAATCAAAAGAACTTCAAAAAAATGGTTTTCAAGTATTAGCTGATGGGTTAAAGCACCAACGTTTTCGATGCAAAAGCTGTGATTACGTATTTACCCCGCTTTTATCAATTCCTAACTCAAATTGA